Below is a genomic region from Vitis riparia cultivar Riparia Gloire de Montpellier isolate 1030 chromosome 5, EGFV_Vit.rip_1.0, whole genome shotgun sequence.
AGTGAAGATAAGGTGAAGCAGTGTGTTGACACCAGACTAGGAGGAGAATACCCTCCCAAGGCTGTAGCAAAGGTAATTAAGATGCCATTTTGGGCTTTTGGAAGTCTTAGCATACTAATCTCTCTTGGCTGATCCTCATGGAACTGATTATTAGTCAGTTGCTAGTTTTTCCTCTTGTaatttttgatataaaacagTGTGTTTTCTCACTCTCCCTACTGGTTTGAGTTAGATTTTCAATCACAACCTCTGATTCTTTTATAATGTCGTATGCTGGGAACAGATGGCTGCTGTTGCTGCCTTGTGTGTACAATATGAAGCTGATTTCCGGCCGAACATGAGCATTGTAGTCAAAGCTCTGCAGCCTCTGTTGAATGCTCGGCCTGGACATACACCAACCTTGTGAATTCCCTCTTCCCGCCCAGTCATCTCTTGCAGGAATATTTTATTGAGATCTGTTTTTTGACAGGGTGCTATATACATAATCCACCATTTGGTACTTTGGCTTGTAGTAATTTTTAAATGCTTACTGGATTCTTTTCTGTTATGCATAGAAAGATTCTACATGATGAAGgctctctattttgtttttgggtgTCACAGCAAGAGTAAACTTTGTATGGATGTTTGTATAAGATTGAAATaataggggaaaaaaaggaaagagagaaatctacACCCCTCACTTGACTATTTCTGGCTTTTTACCAAGTACagcatattttaaaattaatttattaaaaacagtttcaaatttatgataatttaagGAGAACCTTGGACCTTGCTTGGTTCCttagaaaattttaggaaaagaaaatggaaaggaaaaaggtgaaaatttaagggaaaaaaaaaatggagaggaaaaaagtgagaaaattttgttatttaattgtttgtaaaatgttttcttcttttcatccAACTCAGCAAAAGTGAAATATATCTTCCTTTTTCACATGTTTTTAAAGATCCACAAGCGATATCGATAGTCCTGGATGACACAAAGGGTCatatttcttaataaatatattttgcaactattgaattttacaaattttttaattgcTGTAGAATTGTCAAAGATCCAACCCCAGACCATCAGAATTCACAATCTACACCCACCAACCACCCCGCCAAAAACCCAAATCGTTTTTAACCCCCTGATTTGCCATTGCACCACCCTTCAAGGTCACTACAAAGGGTAGGTTGCATTGTTAGAAGTCTGACCATTCAACTGCATGCTTTTCCGGAAAATCCAAGTTCATAGTCATCTGAATGTGACAATCCCTGTTTTTGACATGAATTCTGTTTGACAAGGACTTTGAATTTCTAAAGCAGATCAGATCTACCCATTGAAACacatttatttgaaaagaaagcAAATGGCTGACAGCTCGCCCACAATTCAAAGTTCCACCAGTTGTTTCTTGCGAAAGGAAACATGGGTTGCACTCATGAGGTCACACCTAGCTCACATTTGCTTGCTTCTTGATTTCTTTGCGGTTCATTTTCCCCACTTATTTCTCCCACAGGGACAGGGTGAAGGGTTTTGATTACGCAACATAAAAAACCCACCAGTGAGTGAGTGGAAGTGGATGACAGAGGGGAAAGGCTCGACAGATCAACTAGAGGAAAAGCTTTTGCTCcccaaatgaaattaaagaatCATATGGTAGGGAGTAGACTTTTCTATCAAGTTAGCACAAACCAACAATATTTTCAGCAGAGAGgtgtttggttttctttttcttttgttcgaTTGATCTCCTGATGTGTGTTTTCATGGGGTTTTTGAAAGGTAACAGATAAAGAAAAAGAGGTTAtaactttttacttttcattgtGCTGCAGGGGACTACTTTCTTCAAATGCAATCACAAAAATCATTCACAAagatcattctttttttccttgtttggttttttctaCACAGCAAGGGCAATTATCAATAATCTGATGTACTAGAGAGACCTTCAACCCAAAAAGGATTTCtggaaatgaaaaggaaaaaaaaaaaacttcatagaTCTGTACACATCACAAGTGGTTTGAGAGTTTCATAACCAACCCCACTTTCAtacacaaaataattttctctccAACATCTACAAGTAGGTAATACAAAACCGAAATACAAATATTCTATCCCTAAATGGCTCGACCCCTGCCCATTGATCGCAAGTAAGGCAGGCCCCAAGAATTTCAAAGTCGAAAGAATGTGGAAATTACCCTTTATCTTATGTAGTCATAGCCCTCATCCTATAAATGGTTTGCCCCCTTTGCTGATGTCCGATGTTTCCTTCTATTCTCTGCCCTTGAATCTGGAATTTCACTCCTATCAGTATCAGAGTTCTCCCTCTGGGACTCTGCTTCATTGTTCCCTGCATGACTCCTTCTGCGCCTCCGATCCTGAAAATTTCAACCAGGTTACACTGAAGgctcactctttttttttccaaaaaagggataaaaaaaCCTTGTCCTAAGCAGGGCTTTCAAGTTTCAAACAATTTTATGGGTGGGAAAAGCtgaatttcataattttttggcTGAACAATGGAGACAAGTTTCTGGAGAAGTTGACAATGCTGGATATTTGCAAATGACAAGTTTTGTAACGTTTCTGATAAAAGATTGTTCTTTCTAATTTCAATGCACACCAAATAGAATGTCTTTGGATATTTAGAGAAGATTTTAGACTCGAACCTCTCGTGGTATAGGATATTCCTCTGATTCAAGCATGCGAACGACTTGACTCATCTTTGGTCTCTTGTCAGCATCTGGGTCGACACACCTTAATGCAGTCAAAAGGCCTCTTTTAAGGGCACTTGTTGATGGCCTAGTCTCAATGTTTGGGTCTACAACTTCTTCTGAGCGCCTGCTGCCAACCATCATCTTGAGCCAATCAACGAGATTTACCTGCATGAATCAACAAATTCAGAAACCATGACCTTGTAAGCAGTGTGACTCTGCATTGCCATTTCATACTCTTAATGGGACTGATGACAAGTCACATAAATGGATGGACTCAATgttaaataacatattaaatCTAGAAGTGCTAATTGATGTGAGCTAATAAAAAGTTGAAATCagtaaataaaaatgacaataaaatgtCCAAAATAGCAGACAACAGCAAAAATAAGGAATCAAATCCCCCAGACAAATTCTAATCAACTTCCTACAAAGGAAATAACCATACCTCATGTGCAGGTCGACCGTAATCTACTGGATCTCTTCCAGTGATTGCTTCCAAGAGCACAACcccaaagctataaacatcaCTCTTCTCATTTAAAAGGCCAGAATTGGCATATTCTGGAGCCACATATCTGTAGCATTAGGAGAGAAacatgaaaagaaatgaaaggagaTCATTTGTATATTACCAGCATCAACTTTTCTTCTAAAAGCCACCAACAATGATAAAGTGatgtaaaaagaaataaagtgaATACATGAACAACTAACTTAAGTTGCTGCAACTATTGAATAGCAAAAATACTAACCCAAAGGTCCCCATAACTCTAGTTGTGATATGACTCCTTCCTGCACCGAGTAATTTGGCCAGACCAAAGTCAGATATCTTAGCATTAAATTCATCATCAATCAATATATTGCTGGATTTGATATCTCGATGCACAACTTTTGGTTCAATAGCTTCATGCAAGTAGGCGAGCCTgcaataaaatatcatatcacaCCATGTGGATAacaattgaaagaaatgaaacctAAAGCAACTGTAAATAACAGATTAAGGTATCAGTGAGTTTACGCCTTAGCAGTGCCAAGTAAAATTTTCATGCGGGCCTCCCAAGTAAGATATCCATGCTGACGCATCGCTCCATGAAGCCATTGCTCTAAATTGCCATTGTTGACGTATTCATATACCAACAGCCTGAAATTAtagtgaaaattgaaattaatgaatctgaaagatatcctttCCAACTTCCAACATAGAGCACTAAAACAAAAGATACCTTTTATCAATGGGTATGATTCATGTGTAAGAAAATTGAACACCCCATGGGATAATTAGTTTCAAGAAGTCGCAACCAGAAAGAATAAATTTGTTAGATCAATGACTAGGGAAGCGATTATGGttctgtttgtttgtttttccttgTAAACAGGGTGCTCTTGAACCCAAATAGCCAACACATGAGACAATTGGCATTCCGTCATAGAATAATTGatgaaataaataagagaatgtGAGTAAGGAAGCTTAcataattaactaatttatgaaattaatgtGCAATAATTAGCTCATACCATATAATAATTCTAGTTAAAAATCCAATACTATGTAGACATGCTTAATAATCTCTTTCTCACCAACAGCAGAAGACAAGTTAATATGATGCTTTAGAAACAAGGAAAGATCCGAAAAGGAAGCACTACCTATGGGTTCCTTCAATGCAGTAGCCCAGAAGTCGAACTAAGTTTTTATGTCGCACATGACCAATAGCCTCAACTTCCACTCTAAATTCCTTCTCTGCTTGTCCTCTATAAGAAAAAACATTGAGGTGTGAAATAAGCAAGTAAACTTAAGATAGTCTACTAAGAGGAGGATAAATAAATGTTGCATAGCTATTTAAGAAAGCTAATCCACAATCTTACAAATTATTGAGGAGCTTCTTAACAGCCACGGGAGTCCCATTGATCAGATGGCCTCGATAAACAATTCCATACCCACCCTCACCAAGGACATTTTCCTTCGAAAACCGGTTTGTTGCAAGCTCCAGGTCCCTTAATGTAAACCAATGGCCCCAACCAAGGTGAGAAAACTCGGGCAAACCAATTAGAGGTGATGGGGCTGTTATAGGATGTGAAGAAGGTCTATGCACATTAATGGTCCCAGAACCGACTTCTTCTCCTGATTGAGACCCAACACCATCTTTCTCCACATGATTAAAGGAACCAGATTGACTGCTATTATCCCCATTTTTTGCGGGGATCAAAACCTTCTCTGATTCTTTATCACTGAATTTGTCATTAAGGGCAAGGAAAACTCCATCATGAGGACCACAGTTGTCTGCAGAAACTCGATCAACCCTTACCTCTTTGATTTCCTTCGAAATAGCTGGAATTTGGCTAAGGGGAATTTTGTTATTAGCCCTTCTTGATTTCTTCCGTGAAGTAAGACACAGTGACATCAACAAGAGAATTATCACAATAAACACCCCCACAAAGATCCCCACTAAAACCCACACCTTAAGACCAAAAAGAAATGTCTTCTTGGATAGTTCAGCCTGAAGACCAGACGCCATTTCTGCTGTCACTATGACACCTGAAAAATAGAATGCGATAGAATTGAACTTCAAATTCCATGTATTCACTCAAACTTCACATATATGTtgcattttttaaagaatttatctTCATCTTGTCACTGATTTTTATCCCAATGGCCCACATATAGCATGAATTGATCTGACTCCAGGTTGGATCAACAGAAAATACAAACCTGTCTTTTCCATATTGCAAGAATTTCAAccaagttttaaataaaatccacATCTATCACTGGTAACATAACAAAATGATCCACCATTTCCTTCAATACCACAAAAATCAGCAAAatttgagaaagtgaaagaaggATGGAACCAAgacaacaaacaaacaaatactgGGAGATGGAAAGAGAGATTAACACCAAAGGTATCGGAAGAACAGACCTCAGACCCATTTCAAGTTTCCATAAGATGAAAGGGAGGGCACATATGAACCCATAGAGGCAAGAGAAAAAGGATACAAAATCTTCCAAGTAAAATACAACTGCCTATACACATTCTTGTTTCAAGCCAATACAAAAATAACAAAGAGAACCAGAGAAGATGCAGAATATAtccaataaataataagaaacacACTCAAAAGGAACATATCTCCCATCACTTTCTGCATACCATCACAACCAACAAAATGCATTTCCTGTTTCATGACATAAATCATTCATGCGTGAAAAATCAAAGGaacaagacaaaaataaaaaaaaagtgctctgctgattgatgaaaataacaggtagaaaaaaaggaaattatttcttttttgaatcATAGTTCTAATATTTTAGGACTTGAAAACGTGACCTTCAGAGGACTGACTCTAATGGAAGTACTATATGGCTTATTCAATTGAGTGGTTCATCTTCTGGAGACAAAAAACAAGAAGCAAcagattcaaaattttgttctttccttctccattttctcagcaactaaTGCAGAGAGCAAATGGCCCGCCTACTGAAGAATTTCTCAATGAGTACCTGTATTCCTTGGAATTCAAAATAAAGAGCAGCCGCCACAAAACTTCTGGACACCCTCCTCAAAATAAACCAATCTCAAACCCTAGATCTCCTATGCAGGAAACCATAAAACCCACTATGAAATGAATCCATGCAGACACACCCAAATCAACCCCATTGTCAGAAGTTGAAGATATATAGGCAGTTTGGTTGGATTTGCCTTTCGGGATTTTTGAAATGAGCAAATGGGTCTCTATATCCAAGCTCAAATGGAGCTTTCTCACACCACACTTGCCCCCCACCCTACCGCAAACCCTAAACACAGTGCCACCAGAAAACCCTAGTCTGCGGTTTAAGAAAATTGCACAATACAACTAGCACATGGAATTCTGGGAAATGGAATGGTGGTGGGGTTAATAAGAAGGGATGGAGTTATCAGTGGTAGGTGATGAGGAGAGAGAGACTCTCAGACATGTCTCACATTACATACAGTAAAAGAGAAGCATAGCATGATAAATTGAAACCCtttttacacattttttttttttaaattcttgaaaTGGTTCTTGAAGGTGACTGATTATCAgaaatctaattaaaataatgaaaatttaaaacttaatttttttattcaattattctaGACTCTTATTTCTAAAACTTTTTGTTAGTCAAACATCAATTTTCtaacatataaaaaaagaagtaatCATGATTATAGGAGACAAGTCATCAGTGCCCTTGAAGAAATGTTAAGTGCAATTCAGTGGGAGGCTGGCAGGTCAAAGTGAACAGACTTTGCACCATATATTGGCATAAAAAACCATTGTGATTGTTCTCATTTATTGGGTATTTACAAATTCATGAAATTTGTAATCACTCTGTTTACCCTGTGATTGCTTCCTTCTAGAGTGTTgtgagttttctttttcttttatttatagaaaCAAGGATTATGTAACAGGTGGGTTGGATAGTCAAAGAAACAGACTGGACACCACATCGCCTGTGTGATTGACATCACtatcctttattttcctttagaATTTAGACATTGCCATTTGTGGGTGAGATGTAATGGTCTGTGTATGGCCCTGAATGATCCTCAGTACCCACCTTTGGAACCTAGAGAGCTGTTGAAAGTTGAAAGTTGAAACCCAGAAAgggttttttgaaatttttcccTAACAGTTGCCCCAACAATCCATCATAATTGCTGCAATAATGAAATTCCTGATATGTCAAGAGGTGAAGGAAAGGAATCATGGTGGCATGTAGAAAAGATGAGTGAAAGAGAAAGCAAGCAAGCCAGCAAGCAATCCCCACATTACAGTCAAGCTACTACTGTGTCATCCTTGGACATTTCACTAGCAATTCTTTATGTGTAGAAGAAGAACATGGATTGGGATGAAAGGCATTTCATTTACTTCTAGATAAAAGGGACGCCATGTCTTGACTCCTGAGTTACTCATTTGAATAATATGCATGGTGGGTCCTTCATCATATTTCACACCCCTCTTCTTATACCATATTCTTCTTGAATCATCTTTTGTGTCAAATATAGAGgctaatttcaatttttttaggtCAATGATAGAAAGTGAAaaggtaaattgttttcattgttatttgataaaattataacGGATGTTTTCATCTCACATGGTTCCTCCTTCAAtccttttcaaaatataataagcTTCACATTTTCCTCACCCATTCCATAATCACCATTTTACCAACTCCAATAGCATGCCTTGATGGCATGCAAATATAAAAACATCATAAAGTATACTTTTGACATTACCTTGTATGTCCTATACTACATCACATGCCCTAACTCTacttctaatttccaaattagGGTTCATGCTCCAACCATATTACCATCATTTTTTCTTGCAATTGGCATAACTTTTCTGCAATTTTTTTATGTGGGGTTAAATATGAAAGTGCAAATTAGGTGAAATTTAGCTCAAATTTCAGTGGGGACAAAATAGTAGAACATGAGAGTGGGTGCTCAAAAGTTTATGGCTAAACCCCCCTTTGTGTCTCTgctattcttttgtaaataaccGCTCAAATTTCCATTGACATCTCTCACATGCATCACATGCAATTATGTTAGTGGTTTGTAAATATTAAATCCCACTACTTTATTATCAAATCTCTTATTCTATGAGCTAAattcaagcaaaaaaaactaGTCATGTGTGGAGATTTAATAGTTAAGAAAGGCTCTGGAAGTAATTGACTTTGCCCAACTTGCTCCTGGTTCCATATGAAAAGCAGTTAAATATGTTGGAAAATTCCCTGTACTCTGTTAGGAAAATTCCCTCTACTCCTGTTTGGAAAATGTtggggggaaaaaaaattttccaaaatggcCAAACACCTTGTCGGTGGGCTTCCAAAGTCCAATCAGTGGATTGCAGGATTAGGGTAGTCAaagttttgtatttttaaaaggtGCCATTAATAATTAGTTGGGACTTAAGAGATTAGCTGGTTGAGATGTTTCTGATTTTTGTCTCtattaatacaaaaattaaaatagaaataattactTGATTTTATGTCTGAAATTAAAAGGGAAAGATAATCTTCATAagttgtatttttcttttattttttataatataaattaattattattttaaagtctTTGAAATTAGTTGAAACccattttattcttattaatttggaaaatgttGAAGCCTGACCATACCTTAAATTTGAGCCATGTCAAATGtggattattaaataaaagtataaaataaataaaattttagtataaaaaaaggACTCagattaaaatataaacaaattttgaatatgattGATGGTgatttttttaacctaaaaagtattttttttttttttaagtaggtgtttagtaaaatttagaaaataaatttaaaattttgaaaaattatttttaacattaacaaattatttgatacgtaattatcttaaaaacattttaataagTTTTCTGTAAATATTCAATTATAAGAACCAAATAAACCCTACATTAGCTCTTATACCATTTTGTGACGACTTACGCCTAATCTTATAGATATTATCCATTTTGGGCTCAAAAGATCCTCATAGCTTTAAACACGTCTATATGATTAATGACTCATACTTTTATATAGTATTAGAAACTTTTTCTTATATCCGAAATGAGACATCatactttcactaaaaatactgtcaaacatatttcaaataattggTATTCTACCGCTATTTCTAGCCCAAAcactttcaaagaaaatattttcactaaaacctccaataaaaacacagtaaaACCCAAAACACTATTATTTTGCCACCGTTTATAATCcagcaccattttttttttttttttgggggggatATACAaggacttcattaatttttaccttattattatttttaattttcacgtTGACCATGGTTGTCTTTATTTGTGAGGTACTTTTTACTGGGCTGGGCCAGGTCACTCAGTGCTTTGAGCAATCATTTCATCCATTAGAGAAAACCCAGAGAGGGCCCAGCcaaagaagaaatagaaaagaaagggaGGAAAATGGAACAAGACAAGAGAGCTTTAATGGAGATTACCTGTCTATTAACCATactttaaagattaaaaaaagtgGAGATTTGCTATCTAAGTAAGGTGGATAGCATCGAATCCGATGGAGTTTTAAGCAAAAACTTGAGGAAATGTCCATGAATTTAATATTGAAAGATGGGTCCTAAAGAAGCAAACagttaaaaaaaatcctcttcCTTTAAGGGCATGTATCTCATCAGCCTAGTTTTCCAAAATGTGATGGATAGATAGATGGTGGGTTTGGATTATGCTTTATTAAGTGCTTAACAAGCAAGGAATTATTGTAGAAAAGTATCTCAATGTCTTGCTTTGTATTTAATAGAAAAGCTAATAGCATAATCCCTTTTTCATGAAGAAGAAGCACTTTCTTTTTTGGGGTTGATGCTTTCATGGGATTTATTTGGAGTATAAGAAGATTGTATAAACACTTGCCgaatattttatataagtctggattttaattattttttaaaacattttttaatttaaaaataaataaaaactatttttttaaaaaaaaataaaaaggtatttaaagaacttttttttttagttattattgattgtttttatttgttttggctaattttaaaaataattatataaatatggtgaataataaaaaataaaccgttacttgtaaaaaatatttttataaattattttaaaatataaaaaatagattatgaaTATTTTAGAGAGTGTTTGAGAAATGTTTTTTGTTATCCAgaacaaaaaacatagaaaatatgtttaataataaataaaaaattattttttattttttattattaaaaacataaaatatggtgtttttagaaaatattttttaattgttttatattatttttacttatttttttagaattactttAAGATATAgttataaaaacatgtaaaataattaaaaataaaaaactagatgtaaaaattatttttaaaacatatttaagaatattaaaaatatgttaaaaacaatttaagttttcaaatagacctttattttataaaaattataaaacaattttaaaaaattattcttaaaaactatttttcagaattattttttaaaacagttgtcaaacaagctcttaagtttttaaaagtaatttttttttcaaaaaatttatcttCTATGAATtcaatatcataaaaataaattttcatgtcaaTCACCCCAATCTACCTAATCGATTTTGAACAACTCCTTCAAACCATTAAATCATCATCTACTACGCATTGTTAGTATTATTTAAACAATGTCAAAGACAATATATATTccttattaataatttatttttttaaaaaaattattatattttcagaATGTTTGAAGCTTTCTAACTAATGTATCATTAAACTAATGGCTTTAGGTAACCAAACCAAAAGCAACTTACAAACTTCTCAAATGTGGCACGTTTTTCAAACTTGAAGCCTCGGGGGgttgttgttgttttgttttctcaAGATTGGATAAATCTTcacttattttgtaaatttaaaactCTTTTCACACACGTAATctcttagagaccatgcaccGACACAAGAAGTCCAATGCTTATGCTTAAAGAAAATTGTTCACGTTTCTCCCAAAAAGCAACTCTTCTTGACTTGGATGTAAATCTTTTCTCATTGCATTAAGGGTCGGTTTGGAAGTCATTCTAAAGTGTTGAATGCGCTTTTATTAGTAATGCACtttgattaaaaatttgaacGGGGCTTATTATCTGACtctcaactaaaaataatttatcgatgTTAagttatattggttgatatcaaGATGATAATTTTaactgaattaaaaaaaattaaaattttgattttttctattcaatcaactacaaataccaccttagttaaatatcttttatcaaAAAGCGTTATGGTTAAAATTTCTTTCGAAATTATTCTCGGGTTTTAAATcgttttcaattttggtttatGAATCAAGTTATTTTGAATATCATCGACTTGACAACAATTATGcaaccacctttttttttcaatctctaaaCAAACATTGAAGAAgtataagggaaagaaaaaatgaataaatgaaagcGATTTATATATATGCAATACATTTATCAACAACTTGATTTCCTTGTCCtcgataaaaaattttatagccttttcttatctttttatttttctctaaaaaggTGAAAAATTAGGGTTGACcatatttttgaaacttgtttttaaaaattgtttttaagttaaaaaataaaaaataatttttagaaacatgttttagaaaacatgattAAACAgattcatgttttctttttgtgttttaaaaacagaaaaaaataattcttatttattatctaaaaattgttttatatttcactttgttttttgataataaCGGTTAAATAATgttaagaattttaaaagacggtttcctatttttaaaaacaaaaaattatttttatatcatactaccaaacaaactcttagtTTTGAAtcgaaaaaacaattaaaatgattttgaaacaaacTATTGGTCATCTAAAAAACCATCCAATAATTTAGCATAACTTGCTATTAAAGATTGAAAAACAAGACAAGGTAATACTAATAcccacaaaaattgaaaaagccACAAGATAATAGTGAATAAAGGGTTACATACTATTTGTATGCAAAGAAGTAACAGTTATAGTTTTGTGATTCTTAAAGAGATGGGTGCAATAATACAAAGGAAAAAGTCATCTTAAAAGTCATATAAAGCTAAGCAGTACTGTGTTGTCTTCAAGCAGCTGAAAGGAAATTTCAACTTACAATTAAGAAAGGGCCATATCATGATGCTCACATCCCTTTTATTCACTCTCCCCACAAATTGTTCAATGACATGAGCCTCTGTTGAGATTCTTAGATCATGAATCATAGCTGACTCCTACCAAGAACACTTAAACAAAGTCATTTAGAGTCGGTTTGGGAATgattttggttaatttttggAAGAATTACCTATTGAATAATCGGATTATTTAGAacccattgaaaaaaaaaaggaagcaagagattctctggattttgtttttttgtaaaaaGGCTTTGTCAAAcactaaaagcatttttagttGCTTTTAAAATCACTCCAAACGGCTTTTAGATTCCCAGCCCACCTTTCATGGCTTCACCCTCTGCAAGGGGGCCTCAATGTTGTGTGTCTGTAGGACAAAGACATAAAAGGGCCCTGGGTTTTCAATTATGAAGGACTCCAGGAACTAATATTATAGGGAACATGATGAGAAATCTGTATAGTATGCATTAATCAAAGGCAGAAGAATACAAAATTGGAAGTGGATGTCATGCAACTGGAATAGATTTTCTTTCACATTATATTATCAGCCAACTGTTAATAATTGAAGTCAGATGCCAGGGTTACTGAACAGGAATCTCCATTGTTGGAAGTTAGGCATAGGGGAAGCTCTGGCAGAGAAGCCATTGGTCTCCTTCTGAACCCAATTCTATCCTCTTGGTTTGAAGCTTCTTGGGAGATACCATGAGGAATGTTTTTATGGCTGTGTACAATGTCTGGGCAGTCCAGCCAGTTGAAGAGGTATCCTGTAGTTAATTTTAGGGGTGGTTGGACTGTAGCATCAGGTCATCAGGTTGTCTCATTGAGATGACTTATGTGGCAATAAGGTCTTGATACAGGTGTTTAAGGCATTTAATTGTGTGGTTTGGTCTCCTTTCTCAAGTGATAATggaaccatttttttttgggggggttACAAAGATTTTGTACCTAACCCTGATTGCAAATCAATTGCACAACAGATTAGATCCAGACAAGGTATAAATTATAGTGTACCACTTGTTTCAATTCTTTTTCTAATTACCAAAGGTTTAGTCTAAGCCAAGCTGTTGGTATGTCTCCTG
It encodes:
- the LOC117914926 gene encoding probable receptor-like protein kinase At5g18500 isoform X2, which encodes MASGLQAELSKKTFLFGLKVWVLVGIFVGVFIVIILLLMSLCLTSRKKSRRANNKIPLSQIPAISKEIKEVRVDRVSADNCGPHDGVFLALNDKFSDKESEKVLIPAKNGDNSSQSGSFNHVEKDGVGSQSGEEVGSGTINVHRPSSHPITAPSPLIGLPEFSHLGWGHWFTLRDLELATNRFSKENVLGEGGYGIVYRGHLINGTPVAVKKLLNNLGQAEKEFRVEVEAIGHVRHKNLVRLLGYCIEGTHRLLVYEYVNNGNLEQWLHGAMRQHGYLTWEARMKILLGTAKALAYLHEAIEPKVVHRDIKSSNILIDDEFNAKISDFGLAKLLGAGRSHITTRVMGTFGYVAPEYANSGLLNEKSDVYSFGVVLLEAITGRDPVDYGRPAHEVNLVDWLKMMVGSRRSEEVVDPNIETRPSTSALKRGLLTALRCVDPDADKRPKMSQVVRMLESEEYPIPREDRRRRRSHAGNNEAESQRENSDTDRSEIPDSRAENRRKHRTSAKGANHL
- the LOC117914926 gene encoding probable receptor-like protein kinase At5g18500 isoform X1 yields the protein MEKTGVIVTAEMASGLQAELSKKTFLFGLKVWVLVGIFVGVFIVIILLLMSLCLTSRKKSRRANNKIPLSQIPAISKEIKEVRVDRVSADNCGPHDGVFLALNDKFSDKESEKVLIPAKNGDNSSQSGSFNHVEKDGVGSQSGEEVGSGTINVHRPSSHPITAPSPLIGLPEFSHLGWGHWFTLRDLELATNRFSKENVLGEGGYGIVYRGHLINGTPVAVKKLLNNLGQAEKEFRVEVEAIGHVRHKNLVRLLGYCIEGTHRLLVYEYVNNGNLEQWLHGAMRQHGYLTWEARMKILLGTAKALAYLHEAIEPKVVHRDIKSSNILIDDEFNAKISDFGLAKLLGAGRSHITTRVMGTFGYVAPEYANSGLLNEKSDVYSFGVVLLEAITGRDPVDYGRPAHEVNLVDWLKMMVGSRRSEEVVDPNIETRPSTSALKRGLLTALRCVDPDADKRPKMSQVVRMLESEEYPIPREDRRRRRSHAGNNEAESQRENSDTDRSEIPDSRAENRRKHRTSAKGANHL